A genomic stretch from Engraulis encrasicolus isolate BLACKSEA-1 chromosome 12, IST_EnEncr_1.0, whole genome shotgun sequence includes:
- the marchf7 gene encoding E3 ubiquitin-protein ligase MARCH7 isoform X1, with product MDSKPRRLLPFGGSGSSSLSSTSSSSALGAGSLYGRSSVLSSDRFGRSSSSKLDSDYQSNFGRSSSSRLDSSYQSNFGRSSSSRLDSSYQSPRFLSSSRDYSVPESRHSSWKLSAPLTSSSSVTCDRPWAESSTSGSSRSKLTDSERRLGSYTGLLSSTQDSESKRAKLSYTNRASYGRIPSTSTSSTVDSLHSSTDLPWKSLSPLSRSSSSSSTSSTSSSSTEGLWARRELDKRGDSGIGERSTSFTSSLYRPERVTSTYAQGARPKESSFLSSRRESSRHLSSPTSSTSSSSSSDYLSPLPTRASLSSDHLSSSTSSSSRARSLLSDPTRLSSWSSTPYTPLSSSSSSTSSSASSHRRRSSPPPPSTSSTAPTTAPATSSSSSSSAPSTSQPDGRHSTRHLLSRLFSRRSSQDTSSNNTSSSTTSSAPNPAPVPAAPSHPPPTQPPRLPIPTPSPEAPFPGRESQLQPQAQDEAQRSQSQSQQQQAQQAAQVADSVQSAFAMLRRRRQELQVPEPPPVPAEYWRRRAALAAAMAANSGPRAGGGGATASSSSSAAEGAAATSSSSGVGSGSSSSSSSSSSSSGSSWLSSSLRNRCTPLFSRRRREGRDETAARTQPLHPGQGTPRFQLDEEEEDDDDDDDEDEEEAEGAAAAAAAAAAAAAAPMIGSLGLSAAQLQDAARLASLGHHGHFPRVVASNPLLRMPDPMLSGASGRSQPDGQEREKEKEKIPSSRDPERLRKLKESLLLEDSDEEEGDLCRICQMGEESGSNPLIEPCRCTGSLQYVHQDCIKKWLLSKISSGSNLEAITTCELCKEKLHLNIDNFDINELYRSHERSEYEFISCGLYLVVLLHLCEQRFSDVLGAANEAGFFNLARTLHEHMDNLESSYAESDEEDHRPSIDFCDLEDDDEEEEEY from the exons ATGGATTCGAAGCCGCGTAGGCTGCTACCGTTTGGGGGATCGGGATCCtcgtccctctcctccacctcctcctcctccgcgctgGGCGCCGGCTCTCTCTACGGCCGCAGCAGCGTACTGTCCAGCGACCGCTTTGGACGCAGCTCCTCCAGCAAACTGGACTCAGACTATCAG AGTAACTTTGGCCGCAGCTCCTCCTCCAGGCTGGACTCCTCCTACCAG AGTAACTTTGGCCGCAGCTCCTCCTCCAGGCTGGACTCCTCCTACCAG AGTCCTCGTTTCCTGAGCAGCTCTCGCGACTACAGCGTCCCGGAGAGTCGCCACTCCAGCTGGAAGCTCTCCGCCCcgctcacttcctcctcctccgtgacATGTGACCGCCCGTGGGCGGAGTCCTCCACTTCAGGAAGCAGCAGAAGCAAGCTG ACTGATTCAGAGAGGAGGCTGGGATCCTATACGGGCCTGCTGAGCTCGACCCAGGACAGTGAGTCCAAACGGGCTAAGCTGTCCTACACCAACCGGGCCTCCTACGGCCGgatcccctccacctccaccagcagCACCGTAGACTCTCTTCACAGCTCCACAG ATTTGCCATGGAAGAGCCTAAGCCCCCTGtcccgttcctcctcctcctcttccacctcctccacctcctcctcctccacggagGGGCTGTGGGCGCGCCGGGAGCTGGACAAGAGAGGAGACTCCGGCATCGGGGAGAGGAGCACATCTTTCACCTCCTCACTCT ACCGACCGGAGCGAGTGACGTCCACCTATGCCCAGGGAGCGCGCCCCAAGGAgagctccttcctctcctcccgtcgGGAGTCCAGccgccacctctcctctcccacctccagcacctcctcctcctcctcatccgacTACCTCTCCCCCCTGCCCACGCGTGCCTCCCTCTCCTCCGACCacctgtcctcctccacctcctcctcttctagaGCACGATCTCTCCTCTCAGACCCCACACGCCTCTCCTCCTGGAGTTCAACCCCctacacccccctctcctcctcctcctcctccacctcctcctccgcatccTCTCATCGGCGCCGCTCTagccctccacctccatccacctcctccactgctcCTACCACCGCTcctgccacctcctcttcctcctcatcttcagccCCCAGCACCAGCCAACCAGACGGCCGCCACTCCACCCGTCACCTCCTCTCCCGCCTCTTCTCCCGACGCTCAAGCCAGGACACCTCCTCCaacaacacctcctcctccaccaccagctcagCCCCCAACCCAGCACCAGTCCCCGCAGCACCCAGCCATCCACCCCCAACGCAGCCGCCCAGGCTCCCCATCCCCACGCCCAGCCCGGAGGCCCCCTTCCCTGGCCGCGAGTCCCAACTCCAGCCCCAGGCTCAGGACGAGGCCCAGCgctcccagtcccagtcccagcagcagcaggcccagcAGGCAGCGCAGGTGGCCGACTCTGTGCAGTCGGCGTTCGCCATGCTGCGCAGACGCAGGCAGGAGCTGCAGGTGCCCGAGCCGCCGCCCGTGCCCGCCGAGTACTGGAGGAGGCGCGCGGCCCTGGCAGCGGCCATGGCGGCCAACAGCGGACCCCGCGCTGGGGGAGGAGGTGCcacggcatcatcatcatcatctgcagcagaaggagcagcagcaacatcaTCATCCTCAGGAGTTGGCAGTgggagtagcagcagtagcagcagcagtagtagcagcagtgggagttcctggctctcctcctccctgcgtAACCGCTGCACTCCGCTCTTCTCCCGCCGACGTCGCGAGGGCCGAGACGAGACCGCGGCACGCACGCAGCCCCTCCATCCGGGCCAGGGGACCCCGCGCTTCCAGCTGgacgaggaagaagaggacgatgacgacgacgatgatgaggatgaggaagaggcagagggagcagcggcggcggcagcagcagcagcagccgcggcGGCAGCTCCGATGATTGGCTCGCTGGGTCTGTCGGCCGCGCAGCTCCAGGATGCCGCACGATTGGCCAGCCTAGGCCACCACGGCCACTTCCCACGGGTGGTGGCGTCCAATCCGCTGCTGCGCATGCCGGACCCCATGCTGTCGGGGGCCAGCGGGCGGAGCCAGCCCGACGgacaagagagggagaaggagaaggagaagatccCCTCGTCTAGAGACCCGGAGAGACTCCgcaaactcaaggagag CCTGCTATTGGAGGACTCTGACGAGGAGGAGGGTGACCTGTGTCGTATCTGCCAGATGGGGGAGGAGTCGGGTTCGAACCCCCTCATCGAGCCCTGCAGATGCACCGGCAGCCTGCAGTATGTTCACCAAGACTGCATTAAGAAGTGGCTACTCTCAAAGATCAGCTCTG GGTCCAATCTGGAGGCCATTACCACATGTGAGCTGTGCAAAGAGAAGCTGCACCTCAACATCGACAACTTTGATATCAACGAGCTCTACAGATCTCATGAACGG
- the marchf7 gene encoding E3 ubiquitin-protein ligase MARCH7 isoform X2 yields the protein MDSKPRRLLPFGGSGSSSLSSTSSSSALGAGSLYGRSSVLSSDRFGRSSSSKLDSDYQSPRFLSSSRDYSVPESRHSSWKLSAPLTSSSSVTCDRPWAESSTSGSSRSKLTDSERRLGSYTGLLSSTQDSESKRAKLSYTNRASYGRIPSTSTSSTVDSLHSSTDLPWKSLSPLSRSSSSSSTSSTSSSSTEGLWARRELDKRGDSGIGERSTSFTSSLYRPERVTSTYAQGARPKESSFLSSRRESSRHLSSPTSSTSSSSSSDYLSPLPTRASLSSDHLSSSTSSSSRARSLLSDPTRLSSWSSTPYTPLSSSSSSTSSSASSHRRRSSPPPPSTSSTAPTTAPATSSSSSSSAPSTSQPDGRHSTRHLLSRLFSRRSSQDTSSNNTSSSTTSSAPNPAPVPAAPSHPPPTQPPRLPIPTPSPEAPFPGRESQLQPQAQDEAQRSQSQSQQQQAQQAAQVADSVQSAFAMLRRRRQELQVPEPPPVPAEYWRRRAALAAAMAANSGPRAGGGGATASSSSSAAEGAAATSSSSGVGSGSSSSSSSSSSSSGSSWLSSSLRNRCTPLFSRRRREGRDETAARTQPLHPGQGTPRFQLDEEEEDDDDDDDEDEEEAEGAAAAAAAAAAAAAAPMIGSLGLSAAQLQDAARLASLGHHGHFPRVVASNPLLRMPDPMLSGASGRSQPDGQEREKEKEKIPSSRDPERLRKLKESLLLEDSDEEEGDLCRICQMGEESGSNPLIEPCRCTGSLQYVHQDCIKKWLLSKISSGSNLEAITTCELCKEKLHLNIDNFDINELYRSHERSEYEFISCGLYLVVLLHLCEQRFSDVLGAANEAGFFNLARTLHEHMDNLESSYAESDEEDHRPSIDFCDLEDDDEEEEEY from the exons ATGGATTCGAAGCCGCGTAGGCTGCTACCGTTTGGGGGATCGGGATCCtcgtccctctcctccacctcctcctcctccgcgctgGGCGCCGGCTCTCTCTACGGCCGCAGCAGCGTACTGTCCAGCGACCGCTTTGGACGCAGCTCCTCCAGCAAACTGGACTCAGACTATCAG AGTCCTCGTTTCCTGAGCAGCTCTCGCGACTACAGCGTCCCGGAGAGTCGCCACTCCAGCTGGAAGCTCTCCGCCCcgctcacttcctcctcctccgtgacATGTGACCGCCCGTGGGCGGAGTCCTCCACTTCAGGAAGCAGCAGAAGCAAGCTG ACTGATTCAGAGAGGAGGCTGGGATCCTATACGGGCCTGCTGAGCTCGACCCAGGACAGTGAGTCCAAACGGGCTAAGCTGTCCTACACCAACCGGGCCTCCTACGGCCGgatcccctccacctccaccagcagCACCGTAGACTCTCTTCACAGCTCCACAG ATTTGCCATGGAAGAGCCTAAGCCCCCTGtcccgttcctcctcctcctcttccacctcctccacctcctcctcctccacggagGGGCTGTGGGCGCGCCGGGAGCTGGACAAGAGAGGAGACTCCGGCATCGGGGAGAGGAGCACATCTTTCACCTCCTCACTCT ACCGACCGGAGCGAGTGACGTCCACCTATGCCCAGGGAGCGCGCCCCAAGGAgagctccttcctctcctcccgtcgGGAGTCCAGccgccacctctcctctcccacctccagcacctcctcctcctcctcatccgacTACCTCTCCCCCCTGCCCACGCGTGCCTCCCTCTCCTCCGACCacctgtcctcctccacctcctcctcttctagaGCACGATCTCTCCTCTCAGACCCCACACGCCTCTCCTCCTGGAGTTCAACCCCctacacccccctctcctcctcctcctcctccacctcctcctccgcatccTCTCATCGGCGCCGCTCTagccctccacctccatccacctcctccactgctcCTACCACCGCTcctgccacctcctcttcctcctcatcttcagccCCCAGCACCAGCCAACCAGACGGCCGCCACTCCACCCGTCACCTCCTCTCCCGCCTCTTCTCCCGACGCTCAAGCCAGGACACCTCCTCCaacaacacctcctcctccaccaccagctcagCCCCCAACCCAGCACCAGTCCCCGCAGCACCCAGCCATCCACCCCCAACGCAGCCGCCCAGGCTCCCCATCCCCACGCCCAGCCCGGAGGCCCCCTTCCCTGGCCGCGAGTCCCAACTCCAGCCCCAGGCTCAGGACGAGGCCCAGCgctcccagtcccagtcccagcagcagcaggcccagcAGGCAGCGCAGGTGGCCGACTCTGTGCAGTCGGCGTTCGCCATGCTGCGCAGACGCAGGCAGGAGCTGCAGGTGCCCGAGCCGCCGCCCGTGCCCGCCGAGTACTGGAGGAGGCGCGCGGCCCTGGCAGCGGCCATGGCGGCCAACAGCGGACCCCGCGCTGGGGGAGGAGGTGCcacggcatcatcatcatcatctgcagcagaaggagcagcagcaacatcaTCATCCTCAGGAGTTGGCAGTgggagtagcagcagtagcagcagcagtagtagcagcagtgggagttcctggctctcctcctccctgcgtAACCGCTGCACTCCGCTCTTCTCCCGCCGACGTCGCGAGGGCCGAGACGAGACCGCGGCACGCACGCAGCCCCTCCATCCGGGCCAGGGGACCCCGCGCTTCCAGCTGgacgaggaagaagaggacgatgacgacgacgatgatgaggatgaggaagaggcagagggagcagcggcggcggcagcagcagcagcagccgcggcGGCAGCTCCGATGATTGGCTCGCTGGGTCTGTCGGCCGCGCAGCTCCAGGATGCCGCACGATTGGCCAGCCTAGGCCACCACGGCCACTTCCCACGGGTGGTGGCGTCCAATCCGCTGCTGCGCATGCCGGACCCCATGCTGTCGGGGGCCAGCGGGCGGAGCCAGCCCGACGgacaagagagggagaaggagaaggagaagatccCCTCGTCTAGAGACCCGGAGAGACTCCgcaaactcaaggagag CCTGCTATTGGAGGACTCTGACGAGGAGGAGGGTGACCTGTGTCGTATCTGCCAGATGGGGGAGGAGTCGGGTTCGAACCCCCTCATCGAGCCCTGCAGATGCACCGGCAGCCTGCAGTATGTTCACCAAGACTGCATTAAGAAGTGGCTACTCTCAAAGATCAGCTCTG GGTCCAATCTGGAGGCCATTACCACATGTGAGCTGTGCAAAGAGAAGCTGCACCTCAACATCGACAACTTTGATATCAACGAGCTCTACAGATCTCATGAACGG